One genomic window of Leptospira paudalimensis includes the following:
- a CDS encoding type 1 glutamine amidotransferase, with protein sequence MRAVIIRFIDCEGPGILEPILREKGYRISYHNAYDSRVHLMPEIHLNFDLIVMLGGPQSVADPDKQEFFKPYYEIVENVISLPNKKLIGVCLGSQIIARAFGANVRPGTKGPETGFSELQILKPEHPIFSGIQKESIMAFHLHEDIFDIPVGADHLLASEFYANQMFSYKNRVFAFQTHLEPTLPMLQVWQNVHREFISKGNGDFSNIDSKQKIMEENAKIIFSNIINL encoded by the coding sequence ATGAGAGCAGTGATTATCAGATTCATTGATTGTGAAGGTCCTGGAATACTAGAACCAATTTTACGTGAAAAAGGATACCGTATCAGTTACCATAATGCTTATGATTCTCGTGTCCATTTGATGCCAGAGATTCATTTGAATTTTGATTTGATAGTCATGTTAGGTGGTCCGCAGTCAGTTGCCGATCCTGATAAACAGGAATTTTTTAAACCATATTACGAAATTGTTGAAAATGTAATCTCTTTACCCAATAAAAAATTAATTGGAGTTTGTTTGGGGTCTCAAATCATAGCACGGGCATTCGGTGCAAATGTGAGGCCTGGAACAAAGGGTCCGGAAACAGGTTTTTCCGAACTTCAAATTTTAAAACCAGAACATCCTATCTTTTCTGGAATTCAAAAAGAATCTATCATGGCATTCCATTTGCACGAAGATATTTTTGATATTCCTGTTGGTGCCGATCATTTACTTGCCAGTGAGTTTTACGCAAACCAAATGTTTTCATACAAAAACAGAGTGTTTGCATTTCAAACTCACTTAGAACCTACATTGCCAATGTTACAAGTTTGGCAAAATGTCCATAGGGAGTTTATCTCTAAGGGCAATGGAGATTTTTCTAACATCGATTCTAAACAGAAAATCATGGAAGAAAATGCCAAAATCATATTTAGCAATATTATAAATTTATAA
- the secA gene encoding preprotein translocase subunit SecA → MFQKILTILFGSKYERDLKRLNPIVEAINSFEVSIKAMDDETLSSQTLKFKERLANGETLDDILPEAFATVREVAYRTLGMRHFDVQMMGGISLHWGNISEMKTGEGKTLTSTLPIYLNSLSGEGVHVVTVNDYLAKRDANWMRPVFEFLKVSVGVIQHDMDHEERKVAYNSDITYGTNNEFGFDYLRDNMVSYKEHRVQRQHNFAIVDEVDSILIDEARTPLIISGPAEESTDKYLKVNKIIPKLIEGEDFEIDEKAKNVILSEAGVHHVENLLEVENLYHAENIELVHHVQQALKAHKIFFKDKDYVVQDGEVIIVDEFTGRLMKGRRYSDGLHQSLEAKEGVPIARESQTLASITFQNYFRIYKKLAGMTGTADTEAEEFKKIYNLDVIVIPSNLKIQRQDLPDRVYKTEREKFDAVVKDIQEKVSRKQPVLVGTISIEKSEVLSKLLLSHGIQHNVLNAKQHERESEIVANAGKPGAITIATNMAGRGTDIVLGGAPKYKDDLEKLDDKCDSLGIKNKNELEVIYSFRECLIKQKFDEAEGKIGDVRNETIKKECLKILTDAKKWKVDHDFVIGAGGLHIIGSERHESRRIDNQLRGRSGRQGDPGSSRFYLSLQDDLMRIFGSDRIARIMDTLKMPEGQELEHSMVSNAIARAQKRVEGHNFDIRKHLLEYDDVMNRQRIYIYGIRNELLDKGNMSKTIVDFFDEVVENQVILYCEGNNVDAWEIESLNEWLQSLGIEHTIEVKDFKKESNPQLKVFEVVSKLVKELYDFKVSSIGDDIWRSIERNVFLDILDHRWKEHLYAMDHLKEGIWTVGYGEKNPLIEYKLQGFKMFDQLVENLKNEVVSFLLKIEVTESDKKQDDSSPKEYKKIGQEQRAEVDMFGNELKSNKTKPQVSSTTSSGGGSERRSSRRNKR, encoded by the coding sequence ATGTTTCAAAAAATCTTAACTATACTATTCGGTAGCAAATACGAAAGAGATTTAAAAAGGCTCAATCCAATCGTAGAAGCAATCAATTCATTTGAAGTTTCAATCAAAGCGATGGACGATGAAACACTTTCCTCTCAAACACTTAAGTTTAAAGAAAGATTGGCAAACGGGGAAACTCTAGATGATATTTTACCAGAAGCATTCGCAACTGTAAGAGAAGTTGCGTATCGTACATTAGGTATGCGCCATTTTGATGTTCAGATGATGGGTGGTATTTCCTTACATTGGGGCAATATTTCTGAGATGAAAACTGGTGAGGGTAAAACTTTAACGTCTACACTTCCTATTTATCTCAATTCACTTTCAGGTGAAGGGGTTCACGTAGTTACAGTTAACGACTATTTGGCGAAACGGGATGCGAATTGGATGCGCCCTGTTTTTGAATTTTTAAAAGTATCTGTTGGTGTCATTCAACATGATATGGATCACGAAGAACGTAAAGTTGCCTATAATTCTGATATAACTTACGGAACAAACAACGAATTTGGTTTTGATTATTTGCGTGATAACATGGTAAGTTACAAAGAACACCGTGTCCAAAGACAACATAACTTTGCCATTGTGGATGAGGTTGACTCAATCCTAATTGATGAAGCAAGAACCCCACTCATCATTTCAGGTCCAGCAGAAGAATCCACTGACAAATATCTTAAGGTTAATAAAATCATCCCTAAGTTAATTGAAGGAGAAGACTTCGAAATTGATGAAAAAGCAAAAAATGTAATTTTGTCAGAAGCTGGTGTTCATCATGTGGAAAACTTATTGGAAGTGGAAAACCTTTACCACGCAGAGAATATTGAACTTGTTCACCACGTACAACAGGCTCTAAAAGCTCATAAAATCTTTTTTAAAGACAAAGATTATGTAGTGCAAGATGGGGAAGTGATCATTGTTGATGAGTTTACGGGCCGTCTTATGAAAGGAAGGCGTTACTCTGATGGATTACATCAGTCATTGGAAGCTAAAGAAGGTGTTCCCATTGCACGTGAATCGCAAACATTAGCATCCATTACATTCCAAAATTATTTCCGTATTTATAAAAAACTAGCCGGTATGACTGGAACGGCTGATACGGAAGCTGAGGAATTTAAAAAAATCTATAACTTAGATGTCATTGTAATTCCTTCTAATTTAAAAATCCAACGCCAAGATTTACCTGACCGTGTTTATAAAACGGAACGAGAAAAGTTTGATGCAGTCGTAAAAGACATCCAAGAAAAAGTTTCAAGGAAACAGCCGGTATTAGTTGGAACAATTTCAATTGAAAAATCGGAAGTTTTATCTAAACTATTATTATCACATGGAATCCAACACAATGTTTTAAACGCAAAACAACACGAAAGAGAATCGGAAATTGTAGCCAACGCAGGTAAACCAGGAGCCATCACAATTGCAACCAACATGGCAGGTCGAGGAACAGATATTGTTCTAGGTGGTGCGCCTAAATACAAAGATGATTTGGAAAAATTGGATGATAAATGTGATTCTTTAGGAATCAAAAACAAAAATGAATTAGAGGTAATCTATAGTTTTCGAGAATGTCTCATCAAACAAAAGTTCGATGAAGCAGAAGGGAAAATCGGGGATGTTCGAAATGAAACGATCAAAAAAGAATGTCTCAAAATATTGACAGATGCAAAAAAATGGAAAGTAGATCATGATTTTGTAATTGGAGCAGGTGGACTTCATATCATTGGTTCTGAACGACATGAATCAAGAAGGATTGATAACCAGCTTCGTGGAAGGTCAGGTCGACAAGGTGATCCAGGTTCCTCAAGATTCTATTTATCGTTACAAGATGATTTGATGAGAATTTTTGGATCTGATCGTATCGCACGTATCATGGATACTTTAAAAATGCCTGAAGGCCAGGAATTGGAACACAGTATGGTCTCCAATGCAATTGCAAGGGCACAAAAACGAGTCGAAGGTCACAACTTTGATATCAGAAAACACTTGTTAGAGTATGATGATGTCATGAACCGCCAAAGAATTTATATCTATGGGATTCGTAACGAATTATTGGACAAAGGAAATATGTCCAAAACCATCGTTGATTTTTTTGACGAAGTGGTGGAAAACCAAGTAATTCTATATTGTGAAGGTAATAATGTTGATGCTTGGGAAATAGAGTCTCTCAATGAGTGGTTACAAAGTTTAGGCATCGAGCATACCATAGAAGTAAAAGATTTCAAAAAAGAATCTAATCCACAATTAAAAGTATTTGAAGTTGTATCAAAATTAGTGAAAGAACTTTATGATTTTAAAGTTTCTTCCATTGGAGATGATATTTGGAGATCGATTGAAAGGAATGTTTTCCTTGATATTTTAGATCATAGATGGAAAGAACATTTATATGCAATGGACCATTTAAAAGAAGGAATTTGGACTGTTGGTTATGGTGAGAAAAATCCACTCATCGAATACAAACTGCAAGGTTTTAAGATGTTTGACCAATTGGTGGAAAATCTTAAAAACGAAGTAGTTTCTTTTTTGCTTAAAATTGAAGTAACTGAATCTGATAAAAAACAGGATGATTCTTCACCAAAAGAGTACAAAAAAATTGGCCAAGAACAAAGAGCGGAAGTGGACATGTTTGGCAATGAGTTAAAATCCAATAAAACTAAACCACAAGTTTCCTCAACCACAAGTTCTGGGGGCGGTTCAGAGAGAAGGTCTAGTCGCCGTAACAAGCGTTAA
- a CDS encoding LIC_13355 family lipoprotein, with translation MGNYQLKSVLFIFIFTFPFLQCKEEENKNDLLLSLLAIPKVNNSSAIPCPPTSLPTEIPIANTVVSANSTVSGFNNPAKAINGICGGGEFSGSLDVYALNLTGTGASLTLSWAGKTVKNVSGIDFIVYENPFRVSESSDRYAFDPMVVQVSFNGTEYCGFDLSGYNPSVSDSNKISSWPGFAGLRPVIYNMATKPFTLNELFTPTGNGFLLGGGDGFNLDDLIVGGPGANCDSSARSMIQTNGFKYIKMISASGVTNPNTGNGYTYPHSYDNGSDIDGVIAKYIE, from the coding sequence TTGGGAAACTACCAATTAAAATCAGTCCTATTTATATTCATATTTACCTTTCCTTTTTTACAATGTAAAGAAGAGGAAAATAAAAATGATCTCTTATTATCGTTACTTGCAATTCCGAAGGTAAATAATTCTTCTGCTATACCATGTCCACCAACATCTCTACCGACTGAAATCCCAATTGCAAATACAGTTGTCTCCGCTAATTCAACAGTCAGTGGATTTAATAATCCGGCCAAAGCGATCAATGGAATCTGTGGTGGCGGAGAGTTTTCAGGTTCATTAGATGTATATGCCTTAAATTTGACAGGAACTGGTGCTAGTTTGACTTTATCTTGGGCAGGAAAAACTGTTAAGAATGTAAGTGGTATCGATTTTATCGTCTACGAAAATCCATTCAGAGTATCAGAATCTAGCGATCGTTATGCTTTTGACCCAATGGTCGTACAAGTTTCTTTTAATGGAACCGAATACTGTGGATTTGATCTAAGCGGTTATAATCCGAGTGTATCTGATAGTAATAAAATATCATCTTGGCCTGGTTTTGCGGGACTTCGACCAGTGATTTACAATATGGCCACAAAACCCTTTACTTTAAATGAATTATTTACTCCAACAGGGAACGGATTTTTGTTAGGTGGTGGAGATGGCTTCAATTTAGATGATCTAATTGTTGGCGGACCAGGTGCCAACTGTGATTCATCTGCTCGATCAATGATTCAAACCAATGGATTTAAATATATAAAAATGATTTCCGCATCAGGTGTGACGAACCCAAACACAGGGAATGGTTACACCTATCCACATTCATATGACAATGGATCTGACATAGATGGTGTCATTGCAAAATATATAGAATAA
- a CDS encoding ABC transporter ATP-binding protein encodes MSEVVRFQSVSFVRNDKTILQDVNFSLTQGESLAIVGRNGAGKTTLINLLFGYLWPTSGTVSTFGETYGDTPMAPLQNKMGIVQPGHQETLLQRLTAFEMVLTGVIGTLGLYKEPTPEQTKTASLLLESIGLENKAHQQYQTLSSGEKMKVLLLRAFGEGKELLILDEPTAALDVTARVDFVRSLYSLKQTNPKLTRILITHRIEEIPEDFHTILLLKEGQVLAFGEKQSVFTDTNLSKLYDLNLAVSEKKGQYQLTVLS; translated from the coding sequence ATGAGTGAAGTGGTTCGGTTTCAGTCTGTTTCGTTTGTTAGAAATGATAAAACCATTTTACAGGATGTCAATTTTTCCCTCACCCAAGGTGAGTCCTTAGCAATCGTTGGACGTAACGGAGCTGGTAAAACAACACTCATCAATTTACTATTTGGTTACTTATGGCCGACATCGGGAACTGTTTCAACTTTTGGCGAAACATATGGTGACACACCCATGGCTCCCTTACAAAACAAAATGGGGATTGTCCAACCAGGACACCAAGAAACTTTACTACAAAGACTCACTGCATTCGAAATGGTGCTAACAGGTGTAATTGGAACATTGGGATTGTACAAAGAACCAACACCTGAACAAACAAAAACTGCCTCTTTATTATTAGAATCAATTGGTTTAGAGAATAAAGCCCACCAACAGTACCAAACACTTTCTTCTGGAGAAAAAATGAAGGTGCTCTTATTACGTGCGTTTGGTGAAGGAAAAGAATTACTGATATTGGATGAACCAACAGCTGCTCTCGATGTCACAGCAAGGGTAGATTTTGTCCGGTCGTTATATTCATTAAAACAAACCAATCCGAAACTCACAAGAATTTTGATCACACACAGAATCGAGGAAATCCCCGAAGATTTTCATACAATTCTTTTATTAAAAGAAGGTCAGGTATTGGCGTTTGGAGAAAAACAATCCGTTTTTACCGATACAAATCTTTCAAAGTTATATGATTTAAATCTCGCTGTAAGCGAAAAAAAAGGACAGTATCAACTTACTGTCCTTTCATAA
- a CDS encoding DNA primase, which produces MSQSHKEDFDIVSLIELCREKKYETCVAGFSAIDKIEKITLPKKLKNRKLTVQALYALTNDLVQWKYLSSEEKALLQAEKDKLAGVTSTSGTSFAPHAEEDIEEDFIPEEEAKKPEFEDGYEDEFGDDSEEEEEDDEDDDFDDDSDDEEDSEEDEED; this is translated from the coding sequence ATGAGCCAATCACATAAAGAAGACTTCGATATCGTATCCTTAATAGAACTTTGCCGGGAAAAAAAATACGAAACATGTGTGGCCGGTTTCAGTGCGATCGATAAAATCGAAAAAATCACTCTTCCTAAAAAATTAAAAAATCGTAAACTCACAGTCCAAGCATTGTATGCACTGACTAACGACTTAGTGCAATGGAAATACCTTTCTTCTGAAGAAAAAGCTCTCCTCCAAGCAGAAAAAGACAAACTTGCAGGTGTCACTTCCACTTCGGGAACATCATTTGCTCCCCATGCAGAAGAAGACATCGAAGAAGATTTTATCCCTGAAGAAGAAGCTAAAAAACCTGAATTTGAAGACGGTTATGAAGATGAATTTGGTGATGATTCTGAAGAAGAAGAAGAGGACGATGAGGATGATGATTTCGACGACGACTCTGATGACGAAGAAGATTCAGAAGAGGACGAAGAGGATTAG
- a CDS encoding cytochrome-c peroxidase: MLKIVWIPCLVIMGSTATKRVIDKVKFLILFFSILTFVCVSNCKEFKNDTGENNQFQYLISIQFINDISFASDLQQRAKNQIGSLPDFPPGSEEDTDAKINLGNKLFRDINLSANQIQACVTCHPIDGRSAGMDRQSTPRGTFGQLGKRNTPTILNVGYSSVLFWDGRRNSLYDQAIDPFINPIEMSLSSESELIQKIQNDPSYSEYFVRAFPSNPNISLHNVRSSLASFERSLISKSKFDDFVMGNLLIFNRQELEGLNIFLEVGCTNCHSGYLLGGNNLSKLESSFLYNPNDFGKFEITGNSNDRYLFKIPSLRNVTLTQPYFHDGSVTSLRVTIERMNEYKLNRRLSSSEIDLLIVFLKTLSDKTKSN, from the coding sequence TTGCTCAAAATTGTATGGATTCCCTGTTTGGTCATCATGGGATCCACTGCAACAAAAAGAGTCATCGATAAAGTAAAATTCTTAATTCTATTCTTTTCTATATTAACATTTGTTTGTGTTTCTAATTGCAAAGAATTCAAAAATGATACTGGTGAAAACAACCAATTTCAATATTTAATTTCAATACAATTTATTAACGATATTTCTTTTGCTTCCGATCTCCAACAAAGAGCCAAGAATCAAATTGGTTCTCTTCCTGATTTTCCCCCTGGTTCAGAAGAGGATACCGATGCAAAAATTAATTTAGGTAATAAGCTATTTCGTGATATTAATTTGTCTGCAAATCAAATCCAAGCTTGTGTTACCTGCCATCCTATAGATGGAAGATCAGCTGGTATGGATCGTCAATCCACACCGAGGGGTACATTTGGCCAACTTGGGAAAAGAAATACACCAACGATTTTAAATGTTGGCTATAGTTCTGTACTGTTTTGGGATGGTAGGAGAAATTCACTCTATGACCAAGCAATTGACCCATTTATCAATCCAATAGAAATGTCATTATCATCTGAATCCGAACTGATACAAAAAATCCAGAATGATCCCTCTTATAGCGAATATTTTGTAAGGGCCTTCCCATCAAACCCAAATATTAGTCTACACAATGTTAGATCATCTTTAGCGTCCTTTGAAAGAAGTTTAATTTCAAAATCAAAATTTGATGATTTTGTTATGGGTAATTTACTTATCTTCAATCGACAGGAACTGGAAGGACTGAATATTTTTTTAGAAGTTGGATGCACTAATTGCCATTCAGGATACCTATTAGGTGGTAATAATCTTTCAAAACTTGAATCTTCTTTTTTATACAATCCAAATGATTTTGGTAAGTTTGAAATTACAGGTAATTCGAATGATAGATATTTATTTAAAATTCCAAGCTTAAGAAATGTAACTTTAACTCAGCCATACTTCCATGACGGAAGTGTAACTTCCCTTAGAGTGACAATTGAAAGGATGAATGAGTACAAATTGAACAGGCGATTGTCAAGTTCAGAAATAGATTTGCTGATTGTGTTCTTAAAAACACTCTCTGATAAAACAAAATCAAATTAA
- a CDS encoding TlpA family protein disulfide reductase, which yields MKTPLSLLISLCLITCAPAKSSYFGETSFVGVTADGEEINFANLAKDQIAMNVYSPDCVPCWKEIPALNLLYVEIQNKFPTKAIYMVVDPYQIVPDVTDELPFGQVYQLAKERMKVEIKNRNIQIPIIFMKKPFRVKEGGLVTGTPETLLFETKPLRLYYNFIGSISELTTKDSIEKDPKFNFFRYQFGMESI from the coding sequence ATGAAGACCCCCCTCAGTTTATTGATTAGTTTATGTCTCATTACTTGCGCACCTGCGAAATCCTCCTACTTTGGAGAAACTTCGTTTGTTGGTGTCACCGCGGATGGGGAAGAAATCAACTTTGCAAACTTGGCAAAAGACCAAATCGCGATGAATGTGTATTCTCCTGACTGTGTACCCTGTTGGAAAGAAATTCCCGCATTAAATTTATTATACGTTGAGATCCAAAACAAATTTCCAACAAAAGCAATTTATATGGTAGTTGATCCATACCAAATTGTTCCTGATGTCACCGACGAACTTCCGTTTGGCCAAGTTTACCAATTGGCAAAAGAGAGAATGAAAGTTGAAATCAAAAATCGTAATATACAAATCCCTATCATCTTTATGAAGAAACCTTTTCGAGTTAAGGAAGGTGGACTTGTGACTGGAACACCAGAAACACTGCTGTTCGAAACAAAACCTCTTCGCTTGTATTATAACTTCATAGGTTCAATCTCAGAACTAACGACAAAAGACTCTATTGAGAAAGATCCTAAATTCAATTTTTTTCGTTACCAATTTGGAATGGAATCTATATGA
- a CDS encoding 6-hydroxymethylpterin diphosphokinase MptE-like protein, with protein sequence MRFLSQIQADSIPIILGLGALHSVRSLVVSPIGKPVVIVWEPLPEVFELPAFQTEIEGLSEKAKENGFTLVLVTGITPNWNEIKEKLSLSTREKVPINQKWTLYVTPSYERYFSNLIEECRENFLSQFQSQNTNQNTIQHFRKVWTHNYLKNKSTLGKTNEAIHWFQSFHGTNSHVLFLGASPGLERDIESIKKHRNTFTLFASDTSIGYLLKHSIVPDYILSFDSGRGTLFHFLVDLPTTIPIITWLGGSPCLFELPNLKILVNTGHPLDQIVAFYFQNEKGFHWPHIQNPSLNLLGMMISITKGILNRNLVLSGVSFVSEFGKSHCGGTGYERYYLPQLHRKQSMESFTKRLYSGVRKGKNQLVWDELLSAKTTENIQNYSELTAFNTNKPFEQTVELNSFQGFPPRISDLAKWANQDQSGIIHSKTLNVWLRFSLG encoded by the coding sequence TTGCGATTCTTAAGCCAAATCCAAGCAGATTCCATTCCCATTATCCTTGGATTAGGCGCTTTACATTCTGTTCGTTCCCTTGTTGTATCCCCTATCGGCAAACCAGTTGTCATTGTTTGGGAACCACTACCTGAGGTATTCGAACTTCCCGCATTCCAAACCGAAATAGAAGGACTTTCGGAAAAAGCAAAAGAGAATGGATTCACATTGGTTCTTGTCACTGGCATTACGCCAAATTGGAACGAAATCAAAGAAAAACTCTCTCTCTCTACTCGCGAAAAAGTACCAATCAATCAGAAATGGACTTTGTATGTGACACCGAGTTATGAACGTTATTTCTCAAATTTGATCGAAGAGTGCCGGGAAAACTTTCTATCTCAATTCCAATCGCAAAACACAAATCAAAATACAATCCAACACTTTCGTAAAGTATGGACTCATAATTATTTAAAAAACAAATCCACGCTTGGGAAAACAAATGAAGCCATCCATTGGTTTCAATCCTTTCACGGAACGAACTCCCATGTATTATTTTTAGGTGCAAGCCCAGGACTCGAACGAGACATTGAGTCGATCAAAAAACACCGCAATACATTCACATTATTTGCCAGTGATACATCGATTGGTTACTTATTAAAACATTCCATTGTTCCAGATTATATTCTTTCCTTTGATTCAGGAAGAGGTACTTTGTTTCATTTTTTAGTTGATTTACCAACAACTATTCCCATCATCACTTGGTTAGGTGGCTCTCCCTGTTTATTTGAACTCCCTAATCTAAAAATTTTAGTGAATACAGGTCATCCTTTGGACCAAATTGTAGCTTTTTATTTTCAAAATGAAAAGGGTTTCCATTGGCCACATATACAAAACCCAAGTTTAAATTTACTGGGTATGATGATATCCATCACAAAGGGAATATTGAATCGGAATTTAGTATTAAGTGGTGTGAGTTTTGTATCAGAATTTGGGAAGTCACATTGTGGTGGTACCGGATACGAGCGATACTATTTACCTCAATTGCATAGAAAACAAAGTATGGAATCTTTCACCAAACGTCTGTATTCTGGTGTTAGAAAAGGAAAAAATCAATTGGTGTGGGATGAATTGTTATCTGCAAAAACAACAGAGAACATTCAAAATTATTCAGAGTTAACAGCATTCAATACAAACAAACCATTCGAACAAACGGTAGAACTCAATTCGTTTCAGGGTTTTCCCCCAAGGATTTCCGATTTGGCAAAGTGGGCAAACCAAGACCAATCTGGTATCATCCATTCCAAAACACTCAATGTTTGGTTGCGGTTTTCACTAGGTTAA
- a CDS encoding HDOD domain-containing protein, whose product MNFKDIISQLETSKESRINFYFVTEEQNQEIYALLVHVMGYMDKLYLVEVIFTVLKELLMNANKANAKRDYFSREKLDIQNATDYAKGMSRFQENIIMKWNEQLERLDGGNYYISLLMKVEGKSIHFAVENNAPITKEELSRINRRIEVAKNYNDLSDAFTDVSDSTESAGLGLVLIQLLLKNSGIGSDKFKIFTNEKITRATLSVPDVTTPVEIQTDLKTKLLNEIDGLPPLPHSLTKIIQLCNNPDSDLHMISQEIERNPALSADLLKLSNSAFFANRSQVSSILQAVKVVGLKNLRNLLYVSGVRKIMDGQYGKMMDVWEHSSRCSYYARYLATENNHTNKIADIIAVCALLHDIGKFLLLSVDRGFFKKIETYQRGTDSGNSTLLEEMAIGLSHPQLGALLAEKWEFPQDLRVAIEYHHKPFLAPPELRDLVEVIYMANMMADFHEQKKGFYAIDKNLLAKFNLDNIDVFSAAVNKVEVLYKKTNE is encoded by the coding sequence GTGAATTTTAAAGATATCATTTCTCAATTAGAAACTTCCAAAGAATCCAGAATTAATTTTTATTTTGTGACTGAAGAACAAAATCAGGAGATATACGCATTACTTGTCCATGTAATGGGGTATATGGACAAATTATATTTAGTGGAAGTCATTTTCACTGTCCTTAAAGAACTCTTGATGAATGCCAATAAGGCAAATGCAAAACGTGATTATTTTAGTCGTGAAAAATTGGACATCCAAAATGCCACTGATTATGCGAAAGGGATGTCAAGGTTCCAAGAAAACATCATCATGAAGTGGAATGAACAATTAGAGCGGTTAGATGGTGGAAATTATTACATTAGTTTACTCATGAAAGTGGAAGGAAAATCCATTCACTTCGCAGTTGAAAATAACGCACCGATCACAAAAGAAGAATTATCAAGGATCAATCGCCGTATTGAAGTCGCTAAAAATTATAATGATTTATCAGATGCTTTCACTGATGTTTCCGATAGTACTGAGTCAGCAGGTTTAGGATTAGTACTGATCCAATTACTTTTAAAAAATTCTGGAATCGGTTCTGATAAATTTAAAATTTTTACAAACGAGAAAATAACACGCGCTACACTGAGTGTTCCCGATGTTACTACTCCAGTCGAAATCCAAACAGACCTTAAAACTAAGTTATTAAATGAAATAGATGGCCTTCCTCCTCTACCTCATTCATTGACCAAAATCATCCAACTCTGTAACAATCCGGATTCAGACCTTCACATGATTTCACAAGAAATTGAACGTAATCCTGCATTGTCTGCTGATTTACTCAAACTTTCCAACTCTGCTTTTTTTGCGAATCGCAGCCAAGTGAGTTCCATTTTACAAGCAGTGAAAGTAGTTGGATTAAAAAACCTCCGTAACCTTCTTTATGTTTCTGGTGTTCGTAAGATTATGGATGGCCAGTACGGCAAAATGATGGATGTGTGGGAACACTCCAGTCGTTGCAGTTATTATGCACGATACCTCGCAACAGAAAACAATCATACTAATAAAATTGCGGATATCATTGCCGTATGTGCACTGTTACATGATATCGGTAAATTTTTACTGTTATCTGTTGATAGGGGATTTTTCAAAAAAATCGAAACCTACCAAAGAGGTACGGATTCTGGAAACTCAACTCTTTTAGAAGAGATGGCAATTGGACTTAGCCATCCACAACTAGGGGCATTACTTGCTGAAAAATGGGAATTTCCACAAGACTTACGTGTTGCCATTGAATACCATCACAAACCATTTTTAGCTCCACCAGAATTACGAGATCTGGTAGAAGTGATTTACATGGCAAATATGATGGCAGATTTCCATGAACAGAAGAAAGGGTTTTATGCCATTGACAAAAACTTATTAGCTAAGTTTAATTTAGACAACATCGATGTTTTTTCAGCAGCTGTGAATAAAGTAGAGGTATTATACAAAAAAACGAATGAGTGA